One segment of Geomonas ferrireducens DNA contains the following:
- a CDS encoding exosortase system-associated protein, TIGR04073 family, with amino-acid sequence MSKRFIFVAMLTLAFALATGGKAHAEGRDLESASPQEVVDGMANKLVRGVANVATGWIEFPKQIYLTCRNDGAAKCVTVGPLKGVGMTLVRTVAGVGEAATFFLAYPGFYDPYLDPGYAWQKE; translated from the coding sequence ATGTCCAAGCGGTTTATCTTTGTCGCCATGCTGACGCTTGCCTTTGCCTTGGCAACGGGAGGGAAGGCGCATGCTGAAGGCCGTGACCTCGAGTCTGCTTCACCGCAGGAGGTTGTTGACGGCATGGCCAACAAGCTGGTCCGCGGTGTCGCCAACGTCGCGACCGGTTGGATCGAGTTTCCCAAGCAGATCTATCTGACCTGCCGGAACGACGGAGCCGCCAAGTGCGTCACCGTGGGGCCCTTGAAGGGGGTCGGCATGACGCTGGTGCGCACCGTGGCGGGGGTAGGCGAGGCCGCTACCTTCTTCCTTGCCTACCCGGGCTTCTACGATCCCTACCTGGACCCCGGCTACGCCTGGCAAAAAGAGTAG
- the pcnB gene encoding polynucleotide adenylyltransferase PcnB → MNTNMEKVIIPRAEHSISRALLSPNGVKVLYKLREHGFIAYLVGGGVRDLLLGREPKDFDVVTDATPNQLKKLFRNCRLIGRRFRLAHVHFHDEIIEVATFRSTVDAAEAALEEAAEAPPEEPTEAVSEAEQLEDERGRRRRRQHHGPPILKSEDGMVLRDNVFGTPEEDAIRRDFTVNALFYNISDFSIIDHVGGMEDLKNGLIRTIGDPLVRFTEDPVRMIRAIRFASMLGFNIEPRTEAAIEALCGTINKATPPRLYEEVLKLLLMGAGERTYQMMRHNGLFEPLFPHFDAWLSRESDGYPHVRVSKALEWVDDQLAQGVPVSAPLLIALMFGEYLEEKVTTFREAGLPPQQATDAAVAAFAGELSPTVAVPNRVLVTVRDILNLQQRFHKTPGRNGRGVIARPSFGDALQYLRFVERLTPPKRSLAEWWERYVAQQLEAQGAPVEAAGSEAAVEAPKKKRRRRKRRKKPGPAPE, encoded by the coding sequence ATGAACACTAACATGGAAAAAGTCATCATCCCGCGGGCGGAGCACTCTATCTCGCGCGCACTGCTTAGCCCGAACGGCGTGAAGGTACTGTACAAACTCAGGGAGCACGGTTTCATCGCCTACCTTGTCGGCGGCGGAGTCCGCGACCTGCTCCTTGGTCGCGAACCCAAAGACTTCGACGTCGTCACAGACGCCACTCCCAATCAGCTGAAGAAGCTGTTCCGTAACTGCCGCCTGATCGGCCGCCGCTTCCGCCTGGCCCACGTCCACTTCCACGATGAAATCATAGAGGTTGCCACCTTCCGCTCCACGGTCGATGCGGCCGAGGCCGCCCTTGAGGAGGCCGCCGAGGCGCCGCCGGAAGAGCCGACCGAGGCCGTTTCCGAAGCCGAGCAACTCGAAGACGAGCGCGGCAGGAGAAGGCGCCGCCAGCACCATGGGCCTCCCATCCTGAAGAGCGAGGACGGCATGGTCCTCAGGGACAACGTCTTCGGCACCCCGGAGGAGGACGCCATACGGCGCGACTTCACCGTGAACGCGCTCTTCTACAACATCTCCGACTTCTCCATCATCGACCACGTGGGCGGCATGGAGGACCTGAAAAACGGCCTCATCCGCACCATCGGCGATCCCTTGGTCCGCTTCACCGAGGACCCGGTGCGCATGATCCGCGCCATTCGTTTTGCCTCCATGCTCGGCTTCAACATCGAGCCCCGCACCGAGGCCGCCATCGAGGCGCTCTGCGGCACCATCAACAAGGCGACGCCCCCGCGCCTCTACGAGGAGGTGCTGAAGCTGCTCCTCATGGGAGCCGGGGAACGCACTTACCAGATGATGCGTCACAACGGCCTGTTCGAGCCGCTCTTCCCGCACTTCGACGCCTGGCTCTCCCGCGAATCGGACGGGTACCCGCACGTTCGCGTGAGCAAGGCGCTGGAATGGGTCGACGACCAGTTGGCCCAGGGGGTCCCGGTGTCGGCGCCGCTCCTCATCGCCCTCATGTTCGGCGAATACCTGGAGGAGAAGGTCACTACGTTCCGCGAGGCGGGGCTGCCGCCCCAGCAGGCGACCGACGCGGCGGTGGCCGCCTTTGCCGGCGAGCTTTCGCCGACCGTGGCGGTTCCTAACCGCGTGCTCGTAACGGTACGGGACATCCTCAACCTGCAGCAGCGTTTCCACAAGACACCTGGGAGAAACGGCCGCGGCGTGATCGCGCGCCCCTCGTTCGGCGACGCGCTGCAGTACCTGCGCTTCGTGGAGCGGCTCACCCCTCCCAAGCGCTCGCTTGCGGAGTGGTGGGAGCGCTACGTCGCGCAGCAGCTCGAGGCGCAGGGAGCGCCCGTCGAAGCCGCCGGGAGCGAGGCGGCCGTCGAGGCACCGAAGAAGAAACGCAGGCGGAGAAAGCGGCGTAAGAAGCCGGGGCCGGCGCCGGAATAA
- a CDS encoding nitrous oxide-stimulated promoter family protein, giving the protein MEKKEKQEKDIRVLETFIGFYCRSKHESPKGVLCEECKGLLDYAKMKREKCPLDPKPTCKNCHVHCYGKLQRAKIREVMAYSGKHLMLRGRLDLLWHYFF; this is encoded by the coding sequence ATGGAAAAGAAAGAAAAACAGGAAAAGGACATCAGGGTCCTGGAGACCTTCATCGGCTTTTACTGCCGCAGCAAGCACGAAAGCCCGAAGGGCGTGCTTTGCGAAGAGTGCAAGGGGCTTCTCGATTACGCGAAGATGAAGCGGGAGAAGTGCCCGCTCGACCCGAAGCCGACCTGCAAAAACTGCCACGTCCACTGCTATGGTAAGCTCCAGCGCGCCAAGATCCGCGAGGTGATGGCCTATTCCGGCAAGCACCTTATGCTGCGCGGCAGGCTTGACCTTCTCTGGCACTACTTTTTTTAA
- a CDS encoding peroxiredoxin: MSLTTLVTKEAPDFTAQAVMPDNSFAELTLSKYRGKYVVLFFYPLDFTFVCPSEILAFNKRVAEFKEKNCEVIGVSVDSRFTHLAWKNTTVENGGIGNVQYPLVEDLDKSIAKAYGILFNESVALRGLFLIDTKGVVRHTVINDLPLGRSVGEALRMLDALQFVETHGGEVCPANWQEGEDSMKASTAGVAEYLAKKHGNK; this comes from the coding sequence ATGAGTCTCACTACCTTGGTTACTAAGGAAGCCCCCGATTTCACGGCGCAGGCGGTAATGCCCGACAACTCCTTCGCAGAGCTCACTCTGTCCAAATACCGCGGCAAGTACGTCGTGCTCTTTTTCTACCCGCTCGACTTCACCTTCGTCTGCCCCTCCGAGATCCTCGCGTTCAACAAGAGGGTTGCAGAGTTCAAGGAGAAGAACTGCGAGGTGATCGGTGTTTCCGTCGACTCAAGGTTCACGCACCTGGCCTGGAAGAACACCACCGTCGAGAACGGCGGTATCGGCAACGTCCAGTACCCGCTGGTGGAGGACCTCGACAAGTCCATCGCCAAGGCCTACGGGATCCTCTTCAACGAGTCGGTGGCACTGCGCGGGCTCTTCCTGATCGACACCAAGGGTGTTGTTCGTCACACCGTCATCAACGACCTGCCGCTTGGGCGCAGCGTCGGCGAGGCCCTCAGGATGCTGGATGCGCTCCAGTTCGTCGAGACCCACGGCGGCGAAGTCTGCCCGGCCAACTGGCAGGAAGGCGAGGATTCCATGAAGGCTTCCACCGCAGGCGTTGCCGAGTATCTCGCCAAAAAGCACGGTAACAAGTAA
- a CDS encoding ATP-binding protein yields MIRKIVNIDQKKCDGCGLCVPSCAEGAIKIVNGKAEIAADNLCDGLGACLGECPQDAITIIEREADEFDEVAVEKHLQAEGAPADGHGHGHGHGGGHGGGCPGSRVQSFAPAPAAPAQPAGAAQSQLAQWPVQLHLVPVTAPYFKGAELLITADCVPFAYGNYHQDFLAGKAVVVGCPKLDDNNAYLQKLTELFRVSGITGITVLRMEVPCCGGIVMAARQALAASGMEIPFREVTISIRGEIIER; encoded by the coding sequence ATGATCAGGAAAATAGTAAATATCGACCAGAAAAAGTGTGACGGCTGCGGACTCTGTGTTCCGTCTTGTGCCGAGGGGGCGATCAAAATAGTCAACGGCAAGGCCGAGATCGCCGCGGACAACCTGTGCGACGGGCTGGGGGCGTGCCTGGGCGAGTGCCCGCAGGACGCCATCACCATCATCGAGCGTGAGGCGGACGAGTTCGACGAGGTCGCCGTCGAGAAACACCTCCAGGCCGAGGGAGCACCTGCCGATGGTCACGGTCACGGTCACGGTCACGGCGGCGGTCACGGCGGCGGTTGCCCCGGTTCGCGCGTCCAGAGCTTCGCCCCGGCCCCGGCGGCGCCGGCCCAGCCCGCGGGCGCGGCGCAGAGCCAGCTCGCGCAGTGGCCGGTTCAGTTGCACCTGGTGCCGGTGACGGCGCCGTATTTCAAGGGTGCCGAACTGCTCATCACGGCTGACTGCGTCCCCTTCGCCTACGGCAACTACCACCAGGACTTCCTCGCCGGGAAGGCGGTGGTGGTCGGCTGCCCGAAGCTGGACGACAACAACGCCTACCTGCAAAAGCTGACCGAACTGTTCCGGGTCTCCGGCATCACGGGGATTACCGTGCTCAGGATGGAGGTCCCCTGCTGCGGCGGCATCGTGATGGCGGCTCGTCAGGCCTTGGCCGCCTCTGGGATGGAAATCCCCTTCCGCGAGGTAACCATCAGCATTCGCGGCGAAATTATCGAACGCTAG
- a CDS encoding exosortase system-associated protein, TIGR04073 family → MRTKATLFSLLLLMVFATSSFALEGQQPEAIAEKMAFKLVRGVTNTATSIVEIPKQSYLTVRDRGAIGYAVGPLKGVGMAFYRLLTGLTETVFFAVPQPGYYDPMITPEFVWEGWEEKRVEPRGQSEAQPVEAKGE, encoded by the coding sequence ATGCGCACCAAGGCGACTTTGTTTTCCCTGTTGCTGCTCATGGTTTTTGCCACCTCATCTTTCGCCCTGGAGGGACAGCAGCCGGAGGCGATCGCCGAGAAGATGGCATTCAAGCTGGTGCGCGGCGTGACGAACACGGCCACCTCCATCGTGGAAATACCCAAGCAATCCTACCTGACGGTGCGCGACCGTGGGGCCATCGGGTACGCGGTGGGGCCGCTTAAGGGCGTAGGGATGGCTTTCTACCGACTGCTGACCGGTCTGACCGAAACCGTCTTTTTTGCGGTACCCCAGCCAGGCTATTACGATCCCATGATCACCCCGGAGTTCGTCTGGGAGGGGTGGGAGGAAAAACGCGTTGAACCGAGAGGGCAGAGCGAGGCCCAGCCGGTCGAAGCCAAGGGAGAATAG